A single Macaca mulatta isolate MMU2019108-1 chromosome 11, T2T-MMU8v2.0, whole genome shotgun sequence DNA region contains:
- the LOC718942 gene encoding keratin, type II cytoskeletal 6A gives MASTSTTIRSHSSSRRGFSAGSARLPGVSRSGFSSVSVSRSRGSGGLGGACGGAGFGSRSLYGLGGSKRISIGGGSCAIGGGYGSRAGGSYGFGGAGSGFGFGGGAGIGFGLGGGAGLAGGFGGPGFPVCPPGGIQEVTVNQSLLTPLNLQIDPTIQRVRAEEREQIKTLNNKFASFIDKVRFLEQQNKVLETKWTLLQEQGTKTVRQNLEPLFEQYINNLRRQLDSIVGERGRLDSELRGMQDLVEDFKNKYEDEINKRTAAENEFVTLKKDVDAAYMNKVELQAKADTLTDEINFLRALYEAELSQMQTHISDTSVVLSMDNNRNLDLDSIIAEVKAQYEEIAQRSRAEAESWYQTKYEELQVTAGRHGDDLRNTKQEIAEINRMIQRLRSEIDHVKKQCASLQAAIADAEQRGEMALKDAKNKLEGLEDALQKAKQDLARLLKEYQELMNVKLALDVEIATYRKLLEGEECRLNGEGVGQVNISVVQSTVSSGYGGASGVGSGLGLGGGSSYSYGSGLGVGGGFSSSSGRAIGGGLSSVGGGSSTIKYTTTSSSSRKSYKH, from the exons ATGGCCAGCACATCCACCACCATCAGGAGCCACAGCAGCAGCCGCAGGGGCTTCAGTGCCGGCTCAGCCAGGCTCCCTGGGGTCAGCCGCTCTGGCTTCAGCAGCGTCTCCGTGTCCCGCTCCAGGGGCAGTGGTGGCCTGGGTGGCGCGTGTGGAGGAGCTGGCTTTGGCAGCCGCAGCCTGTATGGCCTGGGGGGCTCCAAGAGGATCTCCATTGGAGGGGGCAGCTGTGCCATCGGTGGCGGCTATGGCAGCAGAGCCGGAGGCAGCTATGGCTTTGGTGGCGCCGGGAGTGGATTTGGTTTCGGTGGTGGAGCCGGCATTGGCTTTGGTCTGGGTGGTGGAGCCGGCCTTGCTGGTGGCTTTGGGGGCCCTGGCTTCCCTGTGTGCCCCCCTGGAGGCATCCAAGAGGTCACCGTCAACCAGAGTCTCCTGACTCCCCTCAACCTGCAAATCGACCCCACCATCCAGCGAGTGCGGGCCGAGGAGCGTGAACAGATCAAGACCCTCAACAACAAGTTCGCCTCCTTCATCGACAAG GTGCGGTTCCTGGAGCAGCAGAACAAGGTTCTGGAAACCAAGTGGACCCTGCTGCAGGAGCAGGGCACCAAGACCGTGAGGCAGAACCTGGAGCCATTGTTCGAGCAGTACATCAACAACCTCAGGAGGCAGCTGGACAGCATCGTTGGGGAACGGGGCCGCCTGGACTCGGAGCTCAGAGGCATGCAGGACCTGGTGGAGGACTTCAAGAACAA ATATGAGGATGAAATCAACAAGCGCACAGCAGCAGAGAATGAATTTGTGACTCTGAAGAAG GACGTGGATGCTGCCTACATGAACAAGGTTGAACTGCAAGCCAAGGCAGACACTCTCACAGACGAGATCAACTTCCTGAGAGCCTTGTATGAAGCA GAGCTGTCCCAGATGCAGACCCACATCTCAGACACATCCGTGGTGCTGTCCATGGACAACAACCGCAACCTGGACCTGGACAGCATCATCGCTGAGGTCAAGGCCCAATACGAGGAGATTGCTCAGAGGAGCCGGGCTGAGGCCGAGTCCTGGTACCAGACCAAG TACGAGGAGCTGCAGGTCACAGCGGGCAGACATGGGGACGACCTGCGCAACACCAAGCAGGAGATTGCTGAGATCAACCGCATGAtccagaggctgagatctgagatcGACCACGTCAAGAAGCAG tGTGCCAGCCTGCAGGCCGCCATTGCTGATGCTGAGCAGCGTGGGGAAATGGCACTCAAGGATGCCAAGAACAAGCTGGAAGGGCTGGAGGATGCCCTGCAGAAGGCCAAGCAGGACCTGGCCCGGCTGCTGAAGGAGTACCAGGAGTTGATGAACGTGAAGCTGGCCCTGGACGTGGAGATTGCCACCTACCGCAAGCTGCTGGAGGGCGAGGAGTGCAG GCTGAATGGCGAAGGCGTTGGACAAGTCAACATCT CTGTGGTACAATCCACCGTCTCCAGTGGCTATGGCGGTGCCAGTGGTGTCGGCAGTGGCTTAGGCCTGGGTGGAGGAAGCAGCTACTCCTATGGCAGTGGTCTTGGCGTTGGAGGTGGCTTCAGTTCCAGCAGCGGCAGAGCCATTGGGGGTGGCCTCAGCTCTGTTGGAGGCGGCAGTTCCACCATCAAGtacaccaccacctcctcctccagcagGAAGAGCTACAAGCACTGA